In Bubalus bubalis isolate 160015118507 breed Murrah chromosome 3, NDDB_SH_1, whole genome shotgun sequence, a genomic segment contains:
- the LOC102393189 gene encoding CMRF35-like molecule 7, translated as MWLPPALLLLSLPGCLSIRGPESVWGWERESVSVQCHYDPGWETHQKWWCRGARWASCRILVQTQGSEREEKGARVSIKDHQRNHSFTVTMQELRPDDADTYWCGIENPGANLGTQIKVTVGPREAALAVVGSQVSRKTTTSRLAASSRPHSRTHYVLLVFLKVPFLLGLIGAVLWLEERQRDPAEQRGQPIYANLSSGLLTKDTPV; from the exons ATGTGGCTGCCCCCAGCTCTGCTTCTTCTCAGCCTCCCAG GCTGTTTGTCCATCCGAGGCCCAGAGTCCgtctggggctgggagagggagtCGGTGAGCGTGCAATGTCACTATGACCCTGGATGGGAGACCCACCAGAAGTGGTGGTGCCGGGGAGCACGGTGGGCCTCATGCCGGATCCTCGTgcaaacccagggatcagagcGAGAAGAGAAAGGAGCCCGCGTGTCCATCAAGGACCATCAGAGAAACCACTCGTTCACAGTGACCATGCAGGAGCTCAGGCCGGACGACGCAGACACTTACTGGTGCGGGATTGAGAACCCTGGAGCCAACCTGGGGACACAAATTAAAGTGACTGTTGGTCCAA GGGAAGCTGCTCTGGCTGTAGTAGGAAGTCAGGTCTCCAGGAAGACGACCACCAGCCGTCTAGCCGCGTCCTCCCGCCCCCACAGCAG GACCCACTACGTGCTCCTGGTGTTCCTGAAGGTGCCCTTCTTGCTCGGCTTGATTGGTGCTGTGCTCTGGTTGGAGGAACGTCAGAGGGACCCTGCGGAGCAGCGGGGACAGCCCATCTACGCGAACTTGTCCTCTGGGCTTCTGACCAAGGACACCCCCGTTTAG